The proteins below come from a single Vitis vinifera cultivar Pinot Noir 40024 chromosome 9, ASM3070453v1 genomic window:
- the LOC100261739 gene encoding protein DUF642 L-GALACTONO-1,4-LACTONE-RESPONSIVE GENE 2 — protein MWLKSRVLLLLLCATCHTAVSFTNGLLPNGNFEYGPKPWEMKGTKVMASRAIPKWEISGYVEYIKSGQKQGDMLLIVPEGAYAVRLGNEASIKQKVKVVKGMYYSITFSAARTCAQEETLNVSVAPNSEANDWGMLPMQTMYSSNGWDSYAWGFQADDKEIAISIHNPGVAEDPACGPLIDSVALKALYPPRRTRANLLKNGNFEEGPYVFPTASWGVLIPPNIEDDHSPLPGWMIESLKAVKYIDSDHFAVPEGKRGVELVAGKESALSQVVFTIPNRVYVLSFSVGDANNSCEGSMVVEAFAGLDTVKVPYESKGKGGFKRAKLRFKAISKRTRVMFLSTYYTMKNDNSGSLCGPVLDDVKLLSVRKARV, from the exons ATGTGGCTGAAATCCAGAGTGCTGCTCCTGCTACTTTGCGCCACCTGCCACACTGCTGTATCCTTCACCAATG GCCTATTGCCTAATGGCAACTTCGAGTATGGCCCAAAGCCATGGGAAATGAAAGGCACCAAAGTAATGGCCTCAAGGGCCATACCCAAATGGGAAATCTCCGGCTATGTAGAGTACATCAAATCCGGCCAAAAACAGGGTGACATGCTGCTAATCGTCCCTGAAGGAGCCTATGCAGTAAGACTGGGGAACGAAGCATCCATTAAGCAAAAGGTTAAGGTTGTTAAGGGAATGTATTATTCCATAACATTCAGCGCGGCCAGGACTTGTGCCCAAGAGGAGACATTAAACGTCTCGGTTGCACCCAACTCAGAAGCAAATGACTGGGGAATGCTGCCCATGCAGACCATGTACAGCAGCAATGGCTGGGACTCATACGCATGGGGGTTCCAAGCCGATGACAAAGAAATCGCGATCTCAATCCATAACCCTGGTGTTGCGGAGGACCCGGCTTGCGGGCCTCTCATTGACTCGGTGGCATTGAAGGCTTTGTATCCTCCCAGACGTACTAGAG CAAACCTTTTGAAGAACGGAAATTTCGAAGAAGGCCCATACGTGTTTCCCACGGCATCATGGGGTGTCCTAATCCCCCCCAACATTGAGGACGATCACTCTCCTCTACCAGGCTGGATGATCGAGTCCCTCAAAGCGGTGAAATACATCGACTCCGACCACTTCGCCGTGCCGGAGGGCAAACGGGGCGTCGAACTCGTCGCCGGAAAGGAGAGTGCCCTCTCACAAGTGGTATTCACTATACCCAACAGGGTCTACGTGCTCTCATTTTCAGTCGGAGACGCCAACAACTCTTGTGAAGGGTCAATGGTGGTGGAGGCATTTGCTGGGCTGGACACTGTCAAAGTCCCCTACGAATCAAAGGGCAAGGGAGGGTTCAAGCGGGCCAAGTTGCGGTTCAAGGCCATATCCAAGCGCACGCGGGTGATGTTCTTGAGTACATATTACACCATGAAGAACGATAATTCTGGCTCATTGTGCGGGCCTGTATTAGACGATGTTAAGTTGCTTAGTGTACGCAAAGCTCGGGTGTGA